The Panicum virgatum strain AP13 chromosome 3N, P.virgatum_v5, whole genome shotgun sequence genome includes the window ATGTCACTATCGTATTGCCCTAAAAAAGGTCATTATCGTATTTAATGCACATGTTAAAAGTGAAAGGCAACAGCTGTGATCTTCTTTAATTGAAAACGATGTTAAATTCAGACCCCAAATCCCACTAGTAACAATATGTCACTATTTGTACCTACCTGCCCAAATTATCTGCTTTCTATTGTTCTTTTTTCAACTCAAAGTCTCAAACTCATGTGCATGTGCCCTTACAATGATTAGAAGAAACTTAAGATTGGGATGCTTGGAGTCGCGTACCTGCAGGACGATCCAGAGGGCCCATGTGGCGTTGGCGAGGACCATGAAGAACGTTCCTTTGATCCACGTTATCCGGCTTGGAATATTGCTGTTGGAGGCCTGGGCGACGGCGAAGGCGCGGTGGGGATTCACGGGGCTGAGCGCCGGCCCGGCGTAGAAGGCGAGGACGAAGACGCCGGCGAGGCAGAGCGCTACGCCGGCGACCTTGGCCTTCCCGGAAAGGCTCCTCAACCTCACCACCTCCATCCTCAGCAGTAGCGCCAAGCAGAAGGCGATGACGGGCATGGAGTTGCTTGATGCAGATGCCACCGTCGCCGATGTGAACTTCATGCTTACATTGTACAGATTCAAGCTAAATGTATTCCTGTAATATTAGAATAATTTGTAAATCTCATCAGAACTGATTCCAAAACACAATCTGAATCTGAAGATGTCATACCCGATCAAGGCATAGAAGAAGAGCTTCAGGAGCAGGCACAGGGACATGGACCGCACATTCTTCCTGCAAATGATCCCTTCAAGTTAACTAATGTGGAAGTGGAACCACCAGTTCATTCACTCTACTCTTTTTTTCATCAGGTGTCCGCAGGCTACCGTTCGAGGACGATTGCAATAGGGACCAGGAGGAGCGACGCGGCGACCATTCTGTAAAAGATGAAGACGAAGGTGTTCATCCCATGGTCGAAGGCTGCCTTGGAGACGACGAACATGCCGGTGTAGATAAGCTGTATGACGACGGCGATCACGTAAGGCTTCTTTGCGTCCATCTCCACGGATTCCTCTCTCAGCAGATGCTGTGTATCACGGGCGGCTTGTAGCTAGCGAGATCTATAAGATGGAAGAAAAACAAAGTATGAGCTGTGCTTCCAATAATAAGATACCAGATGAAGCAACTCCTGTCAGATACTATATGAGAGATGCATGGCAACTCTGAATACAACCTGACATATAGCAGGCCAGACATTTCGGTGCAGTGGTACATATCAGTGTGCTTCTTTCGTCTATTGGTAGAAGGAGAAAAAGCTATCCAGccagaaggaaaaggaaaaggggaaTTTATCACGTCGCTTCTTTGTTGCAGTCCCAATCGCTGTGGTCTGAATCGTCACGCCTCAGCGTTGCTACCGGCTTCCTTCTTTTACATTATTGCATGATCTTTAACAGTTTCCACAGCTGAACTTGACAGCCTACTAGTGTTTACAGCTTTATGGATGATGTATAGTGAAGCTATCCTTTTAGAAAAGCTATTTTCTTGTAAGTATATATAGCTACTTGCATTGATCGTTGTAGACATACTGTAAGTCAAACTTTCTTTTGAGCGTTCTATGGTACGGTATGGATTCTAGAACTCTGATGGATAGGAAATGAAGGAGCAATTAACTTGTCCGAAATGGATCTTGATGGCGTGGGCTATCCCAAAGCTCCAACCAGCAGCGAGTAGTTGGCAAGCAATTATAATCATACTAGTTTTGCTGAAATAATGCATCGTCTATGAGGAGCGCGGATCATCGGTTGTTGCAAGAAATTTGTTATATGGTACCATAGTATGAACCACCATGACCGGCTCATGCATCAGTCAAGTAATTTTACTTGACCAGTCTTGGGACTAGTCTAGTCAATCATCACTAACACTTGAAGTATTCAAAAGGTTGTGCATCCAGACTGAGTCACTCAGGCTTCTTTGTACTTACAATCATATAGTATTATGGCTGGCTAGCCCAGTAAGCAAGTTACTTGATCTATGTATTGTATGTTTGTTAGCTAGGTCATGTGTTCCTCGAGATCTGGTTAAAACTTAAAACTAATACTTGGAACTAAGGATTCTAATTATGACCCTGTCACCAATAGAACTTCCGGGCTTTGGTGAGTTGGCCGAGATCTTGTTTAATACCTAAGAGCTTACCCACCTTCTTCAAGTGTATCCGATATATATAATAAGCTAGTGCTTCTCATTCTCTAATTAATTTGAATTTGAGCAAGCAAATCTCACAAACGACCTCACATGACCACAAGGAGTTAACCAGATGGTTTCCAGTGGATCACTCATTATTGGTTCAGAGTGTTTAGTTGTTTGTGATAACATTGATGTTATTTTCCAAGGTGTCTATAGGTTATACCTCAATAGtcttttttgttatttttgcgAGGTCTCAATAGTGTCAAACTATTCAGGGTTTTGGAAAAATACCAAAAAAGTAATGATTGTACTTATTACTGTTTTAATGTAAAATACTCGGGCAGCATAGGTCTTTCCATGAAGCAAGTTCAAGCGTTATATTCGCATCATATTGAAGAAAAACTCCAATTATTGTTCCCTATGCATAGTAGTTAAATATACAACACATAAGTCTTTGTTTCTGGACAATTAATTGGGGTCTGAAGGTCTGATCCAGACGCCAGCCTTGGACTTTCCTAGGCCATAAGAATTCATAACGGAAGCAAATAATGGTTTGTCTAAGTCCCGCCAACTCATGATGCAAAACAGAGAACCACCTAAGATAGGAAATAAACACGTTCACTATCACAAGCATCTGATAGAGTACTGAGTACAACAAGAGAACATCAAGTAGAAACAAAAATATTTGACACTCGGCACCACAACAAAAACAACATGGAGTATCTTTGTAACACTGAAATGAAACAGTATCACATTTTAATATCATGCTGCAGAATTTTAGAACTTGGCTGCTAAAAGCATTCCAAAGAAACATAGTGCTAACGCTTTAAATCACATAAATATTAATCAACAAAAAGACATTTTGCTACAAGGAACACCTGGCTTTGCCTAATAGCGATGGCGCGCCTCATCTTGAGCCTGAAAATAGCAATGACGATCTAGGAGATCGAGGAAGCTAGACACTAACGAAAGGCTTGTTACCTACATTCTTGGATCTAAGCAGTAGAAAATTTTAATGGTTGGGAAACTTTCTGTTTCATTTTTCGGTATAATGTAAGTAAGAATCTCTAATTTTTCTTCAATATATCTCCTATGAATATGGTAACTTCCTGTGCTTCCTCCTATTTGTATATGTATGTTGATGAATAGATAATATATAGCTAAGTAAGGGCTAGGCTAAGATCGAAATTATGTTGATCATTCCATCACACTTGTTCAACTATCGATGCTGTTGTCGATTCCTCCTCTTGAGGTTTATAATGACCATTCTCATCATCCATTGTATTATTCACCTTGCCACAAGGTGCAACTTTTGCCTCCTTGCTCTTACCCCAGAGCACGCTGTAAAGGCCACCAACCAGCAGGATTCCCCCAACAATACTGTAACAAGAACAACAAAAGAGGAAGATCCTCAGGCCCATGAACTCATCCATAGAGATCAGTATGCATCCAACTTACTCACTGTCCGTTAAGGTCATTACTCATTAATTATCTGAACAATCTAGATAGTTACCTGCCGAGGTGGACAATCTCTCCTAGGAAGAATGAGGAGCAGAATACTGTGAAGACGAAGCAGAGCGGGGTCCAGACGGCGAAGAAGACGGGGCCTTTCAGCTCCACGCACCATGCTTGCAGGTAGTACGTCACTCCCGTCACCACGAACCCCTAGTTAATTAGATCGAGACCCCACCATCAATTTAACTGAACAGCAGTCATCATGATAAGTAGTAGTAAACCTTGATCATTCGAAGCAAGCAAGCTAAGTGATTATATATTACGGTGTAAAGGACGGCGAGCAAGCTGACGTCGAGTCGGAGACTCCACTTGGAGAAATCCCTCtctgccgccaccgcgacgacgAACGACTGCGCGGCGCTGAACGCGCACTGTGTCACCGTGACGAGCATCTTGTTGGGGTACTCCTTGAGCAGCCTGCCCTGCAGGACGATCCAGAGGGACCACGCCATGTTGGCGAGGACCATGAGGAACGTCCCCTTGATCCATGTCGTCCTGCTGCTTGGACTTGCAGCGCTGCTAGTCGAGGCCGGGGCGTGGGAGGCGGCGAAGGCGCGGTGATGGTGGACAGGGCTCAGCGCCGGGCCGGCGTAGAAGGCGATGGCAAAGACTCCGGCGAGGCAGAGGgacacgccggcgagcttggcTATGCCCGAGGAGCTCCTCAGCTTCACCACCTCCATCTTCAGTAGCAGCGCGAAGCAGAAGGTGACGACAGGCATGGCGTTGGTGGTCGCAGACGCCACGGTTGCGGATGTGAACTTGAGACTCACGTTGTACAGATTTAGGCTAAACGTGATCCTACAAATAGTTTAGAAAAGATTTAGAAGGCTCTCTGCTACCTAGCTATATATAGTTTATTAGATCAAAAAAGAAACGTTGTTGTTAGTACCCGATCAAGGCTAAAAAGAAGAGCTTCAAGAGCAACATAGGTGACAGGGAACGCACATTCTTTCTGCAGACAAAATATAGTAGTACCTCTCAAATCTCAGAAGATAGAAGCTATTATATATGCAAGCACTAGCAGCTAGCATGATCCTTATTATTAGGTACCTTTCGAGAAGAAGCGCGATAGGCAGGAGGAGGAGCGATGCGGCGGCCTGGCGGTAGAAGATGAAGACGTAGGTGTTCATGCCGTGGTCGAAGGCCGCCTTGGAGACGACGAACATGCCGGCGTAGATGAGCTGCACGACGATGGCGATCACGTAAGGTTTCTTCGCATCCATCTCGCTCGGTTGATGTGGTTCTCAACACAAGCACGAGTGGCTTGCAGTATGCAGCAAGCTAGGTAGGTAGGTGTCTGCAAGATGTAGCAGAATGATGAACCTATATAAGTAGTGATGCAGGCCATCAGGACTGACTAATACTAGTATATATATAATGTATGTGCATGTGTGTCATGTGTGTGTTGCGAGTAAGACTAATTTATTTAGCTGAATTACTGACCTTTCGGGCACAAAATGAGTTGTGTGAACATGACCAAGTAGCAATAATTAGAGTAGCTGCCAGCTGCTTCATTGTTTATGTGTAGGTGTGCATGCATATTTATTTGATCAGCGGCTGATTACAACACAATGCAATGGACTATTTAAGGAGATGAGCCACTACTGCACGCAGTGTCTCCTGCAACTGCAAGAGGCAGCGCATCATGATGAACTAATGCCGGCCGATAAGAAAAAGAATCTAATCATTCGGCTTCTAACTCTGCACGCAATAACCTTTCTGCTAAGCCATCATCGGCATATGGTCTCGTGAtgttttgtttaatttattTCAGTTATAAAATTTGAATTATGGAATacaatgtgtgtgtttcatatatatatttatttgtttttctgaTGAACAATCACTTTGTTTGGCCAGTTGGTGGCTGGTACGGTGCtggtttgttgtgagagaaaaatactactgactggctggtggctgatagtgttgatttgatgtgagagaaaagaACTGTTGGCTAGTTAGCTGACCAGCCAGCGGAACAAGCTATATATATTGTGCTAGAGCTGGGAGATGGAGCAGCCAGTATGCATGGATAAAGCGCCGGCTACGTAGATTAAACAAAGTAGAGGTTGATTGGACTGGCAAGTAATTAAGGATCCGATGACCGTACCTGGCTGCTATACATGCATGTATATTGTATATAGCAGCCATGTTCAAAGTGCCCCGGCCCTACCATATATGAATATCGGGATGAGTCAATTTAGGCTCAAGACATATAGCCCGCTGCTACTGGCAGCtctttaattattattattattattatcttgGGTAGATCAGTAATTTAATCAGCTTTGATTGACCAGACTTGAGACCAGTCATCAGTCTGTGCCCTAGTCAAGACTAAGCTTGAACGATTCAGACACGGTACTTCGTCAATAACAATATTTATAGGGGTATGCATTCATACTCAACTGAGAATTTTGTCTGATGTGCTTCAGATTTTACATACTGATGTAGCTAGCCAGTGAAGTACATCCACTACCTACGCTATCTACCTGCTAGTAGGTCTTATTAGGCCATGTGTTGCTTGAGCTCTGGCTACAGCCTACAAGTATATATGGAACCCTAGAAATTACTCTCCTAAAATAAGATTATGGCTACTAGCGTAGTACAGGCTAGCGCTTTCGAAGTCCAGGCCGGCTTTATTTCCTTGTATTTCGGGAATGACGGGAATTCTTTAGAACATCAAAGCCCTGAGGAATGAATGGGAAGCAGCCAATGTACCACCGAGTTGAATCCTAAAATCCGGCTGAAAGTTTGTATTGGGACTTGCTCATACTGAAGCTCATGAGCCCCCAGGAGCATTTTCGTTCACGAGCTCCTGCTTCTACCGAGAAGCTTGGAGAGAGAGCCTAGCTAAATGGGTAAATATGAGCCGGCTAAATCCGACGTGGAAGGGAGAAAAAGAATGAGAGAGGAAAAAAACAACACGAGACGCTGGCTCAAGCGGGCGACTCGTGCTGTTGTTGCAGCTTTACCGTGTTGTTGCAGCTTTACCGCCCTTCGCTGGTTGTTATTGGCTGTTGTTGCTGCAAAGTCTACAAAAGCATTGATGAAGCTGCATGCGAGTAGCCTCTTCTTACTGCCCGTAGCGAGCGAAATTATAATCGTTGCTCTAAggctgagagagaaagagaaacaaGGGGATAAAAAAAACTCGATTTGGGGGGTATGACGGTCACTGAGTATTTGCTAAGAGAAGATCCATTACGCAGGTGGTGAAAATCTCCGAACTTTTGCCCAATCCTTACATAGAGGTTTCGTGACTCGTACTGTTTCCCGCGTGAGAGCGGGTTAGGACCACTTTCCATGTGCTTTGGCGTGTGGATACTGGATAACAATAATGCAGATCTAAAATCTTTGTTCTGTTCTTTCGATTGGAAATGTGATAAAGACCTCGATATATATATGGACACATATAGGTAGTAATATTACCaataataaaataaacaaaCAGATCATGAGATGACTAGCTATTCCAAATTGCAATCAGCAAGAAGATGGTGGCCTTCTGACGACTGTTAGTACACCCGAGTCACG containing:
- the LOC120667127 gene encoding WAT1-related protein At5g64700-like, producing the protein MDAKKPYVIAIVVQLIYAGMFVVSKAAFDHGMNTYVFIFYRQAAASLLLLPIALLLERKNVRSLSPMLLLKLFFLALIGITFSLNLYNVSLKFTSATVASATTNAMPVVTFCFALLLKMEVVKLRSSSGIAKLAGVSLCLAGVFAIAFYAGPALSPVHHHRAFAASHAPASTSSAASPSSRTTWIKGTFLMVLANMAWSLWIVLQGRLLKEYPNKMLVTVTQCAFSAAQSFVVAVAAERDFSKWSLRLDVSLLAVLYTGFVVTGVTYYLQAWCVELKGPVFFAVWTPLCFVFTVFCSSFFLGEIVHLGSIVGGILLVGGLYSVLWGKSKEAKVAPCGKVNNTMDDENGHYKPQEEESTTASIVEQV
- the LOC120667125 gene encoding WAT1-related protein At5g64700-like, producing the protein MDAKKPYVIAVVIQLIYTGMFVVSKAAFDHGMNTFVFIFYRMVAASLLLVPIAIVLERKNVRSMSLCLLLKLFFYALIGNTFSLNLYNVSMKFTSATVASASSNSMPVIAFCLALLLRMEVVRLRSLSGKAKVAGVALCLAGVFVLAFYAGPALSPVNPHRAFAVAQASNSNIPSRITWIKGTFFMVLANATWALWIVLQSALLKEYPNKMLVTVTQCVFSTVQSFVVAVVAEKDFSKWNLRLDISLIAIVYTGFVVTGVSYYLQAWCMEMKGPVFLAMWNPLCFVFTIFCSSFFLGEIVHLGSIVGGALLVGGLYSVLWAKSRETKIDLMSSMAKMIDGTQDEGHKNSRDQDGGNKEESTPKLGVEQA